A single region of the Theileria annulata chromosome 4, complete sequence, *** SEQUENCING IN PROGRESS *** genome encodes:
- a CDS encoding phosphoinositide binding protein (SEC14 homologue), putative (Tap579b07.q1c.C.cand.141 - score = 26.10;~SMART SEC14 (SM00516) at aa 132-287, E()=3.80e-07), with product MESNSRHSILYGNIEIPTSHVNLYALDETVLLYEPTPDEIVNGENRNIFNNVPISDQEESIVEDFMKFIANDYALKNGSNKEEDLDWLYSMEPELLRFLYSSKFDFKKTLEHLLMNYKFRKSNMLPATLMDIEEELNQGCLYWFGRDKRCRPTLVADVFKLQHLSMEKLVKVVVFCFEFFLRYLHVGGKCENYNVLIDCDNKGFVQLPVQMIIQLTEIMNSKYRGRLNSIFLINSPNLINMIMKSLKGVLPDRILKKIIVLRENSSETLLSLYNPNQLQKRFGGSLPDLTKDYYPFQFFPDPINTGINNFDKSSKYDLFKIPPMTLYGSSLILKNGLSGHLLDSSDKNSGNYLLKNFKYFIFSKDTAGHLISKVPELKDEILPNTIQSREDLTNFVNNLNYK from the exons ATGGAGAGTAACTCTAGACATTCAATTCTCTACGGAAATATAGAAATACCTACTTCACATGTTAATCTATACGCGTTGGACGAGACTGTTTTACTATATGAGCCTACACCTGATGAAATAGTAAACGGGGAAAATCGTAACATATTTAACAATGTTCCAATATCTGATCAAGAAGAGAGCATAGTGGAAGATTTTATGAAGTTTATCGCTAACGATTATGCTTTGAAAAATGGTTCAAATAAAGAAGAAGATTTAGATTGGCTTTATTCAATGGAACCGGAGCTTTTAAGGTTTCTGTATTCAAGCAAGTTTGATTTCAAGAAGACTTTGGAACATCTGCTTATGAATTACAAGTTTAGAAAATCCAATATGTTACCGGCAACCCTAATGGATATAGAAGAAGAGTTGAATCAAGGATGCTTGTATTGGTTCGGAAGGGACAAAAGGTGTCGTCCAACTCTGGTGGCCGATGTATTCAAGTTACAGCATCTTTCAATGGAGAAGTTGGTGAAAGTGGTTGTGTTTTGCTTCGAATTTTTCCTGAG ATACCTACATGTTGGTGGTAAATGCGAGAATTACAACGTTTTGATCGATTGTGATAACAAAGGATTTGTTCAGCTCCCAGTCCAGATGATAATTCAGTTGACTGAAATAATGAACTCCAAGTATAGAGGAAGGTTAAATAGCATTTTCTTGATAAACTCACCAAATTTGATCAATATGATAATGAAGTCCTTGAAAGGGGTTTTACCTGATCgtattttaaaaaagaTTATTGTTTTAAGGGAAAATTCATCGGAGACTTTACTATCACTTTATAATCCTAACCAACTCCAGAAAAGATTTGGCGGATCATTACCTGATCTCACCAAAGATTATTATCCATTTCAGTTCTTCCCAGATCCAATAAACACTGGTATTAATAACTTTGATAAAAGCTCAAAGTATGATCTGTTCAAAATACCGCCAATGACACTTTATGGTTCTTCCTTGATACTGAAGAATGGTTTATCTGGCCACCTGCTTGACTCCAGTGATAAAAACTCTGGTAATTATTTGCTCAAGAACTTCaaatatttcatattttccAAGGATACTGCTGGACATTTAATCAGCAAGGTCCCAGAATTGAAGGACGAGATTCTCCCAAATACCATCCAGAGCCGAGAagatttaacaaattttgtaaataatttaaattacaaatag